A genomic region of Rhodanobacter sp. contains the following coding sequences:
- a CDS encoding pseudouridine synthase, producing MTRVRQSGSQGGKRHGVARALSKLGVCSRSQAEVAVRAGRVAVDGRVVHDPEHPVDAERQRISLDGAAVKAVQRVYLAINKPRGIVVSAADERGRDTVYDLLRDAALPWLGPVGRLDKASEGLLLLSNDSVWAAGITEPDTHLDKTYHVQVAGQPDAEALAAMLAGVRDGADWLKARKVMPLRAGEKNAWLEVVLDEGRNRHIRRLLAALGFEVLRLVRVAIGPLQLGELAKGQWRHLDLAEVAQLRRR from the coding sequence ATGACCCGTGTACGACAATCCGGATCGCAAGGCGGCAAGCGCCATGGTGTCGCCCGAGCGCTCAGCAAGCTGGGCGTGTGTTCGCGCAGCCAGGCGGAGGTGGCGGTGCGGGCGGGACGCGTCGCCGTCGATGGACGCGTGGTGCACGATCCCGAGCATCCAGTGGATGCGGAGCGCCAGAGGATCAGCCTGGACGGTGCGGCCGTGAAGGCGGTGCAGCGCGTCTATCTGGCGATCAACAAGCCGCGCGGGATCGTGGTCAGCGCCGCCGACGAGCGCGGTCGCGATACCGTCTACGACCTGCTGCGCGATGCCGCGCTTCCGTGGCTGGGCCCGGTGGGCCGGTTGGACAAGGCCAGCGAAGGCCTGCTGCTGCTCAGCAACGACAGCGTGTGGGCGGCGGGCATCACCGAGCCCGACACGCACCTCGACAAGACCTATCACGTGCAGGTGGCCGGGCAGCCGGATGCCGAAGCGTTGGCGGCGATGCTGGCCGGCGTCCGCGACGGTGCGGATTGGCTCAAGGCGCGCAAGGTCATGCCGTTGCGCGCAGGCGAGAAGAACGCCTGGCTCGAAGTGGTGCTGGACGAAGGCCGCAACCGGCATATCCGCCGCCTGCTGGCGGCGCTGGGCTTCGAGGTGCTTCGGCTGGTGCGCGTGGCCATCGGGCCGCTGCAGCTCGGCGAGCTGGCCAAGGGGCAGTGGCGCCACCTCGATTTGGCCGAGGTGGCGCAGCTCAGGCGGCGCTGA
- the acnD gene encoding Fe/S-dependent 2-methylisocitrate dehydratase AcnD produces MKSVYRQPLPGTSLDYFDARAAVEAIQPGAYDALPYTSRVLAENLVRRCDPATLTESLKQLIERKRERDFPWFPARVVCHDILGQTALVDLAGLRDAIADRGGDPAKVNPVVPVQLIVDHSLAVECGGFDPDAFKKNRAIEDRRNEDRFHFIEWTKRAFENVDVIPPGNGIMHQINLEKMSPVIQVKDGVAYPDTCVGTDSHTPHVDALGVIAVGVGGLEAENVMLGRASWMRLPDIVGVELTGKRQSGITATDIVLALTEFLRKEKVVGAYLEFRGEGAASLTLGDRATISNMAPEYGATAAMFFIDKQTLDYLRLTGRSDEQVKLVEIYAKAAGLWADTLSHAQYERTLTFDLSSVVRNMAGPSNPHKRLPTSDLAARGIAGAWTEQPGQMPDGAVIIAAITSCTNTSNPRNVIAAALLARNANARGLTRKPWVKSSLAPGSKAVQLYLEEAKLLPELEKLGFGIVAFACTTCNGMSGALDPKIQQEIVDRDLYATAVLSGNRNFDGRIHPYAKQAFLASPPLVVAYAIAGTIRFDIEKDALGVDADGQPVTLKDIWPSDEEIDAIVASSVKPEQFRAVYEPMFARTGPVGTRAAPLYDWRAQSTYIRRPPYWEGALAGERTLTGMRALAVLGDNITTDHLSPSNAILPTSAAGEYLAKMGLPEEDFNSYATHRGDHLTAQRATFANPTLVNEMAVVDGEVKRGSLARVEPEGKVMRMWEAIETYMERKQPLIVIAGADYGQGSSRDWAAKGVRLAGVEAIAAEGFERIHRTNLIGMGVLPLQFKPGTDRKTLGIDGSETFDVVGARRPRADLTLVIQRRNGERVEVPVTCRLDTAEEVSIYEAGGVLQRFAQDFLEASQVA; encoded by the coding sequence ATGAAAAGCGTCTACCGCCAACCACTCCCCGGCACGTCGCTGGACTATTTCGATGCGCGTGCCGCCGTGGAGGCGATCCAGCCAGGCGCCTACGACGCGCTGCCGTACACCTCGCGCGTGCTGGCCGAGAACCTGGTGCGGCGCTGCGATCCGGCGACCCTCACCGAGTCGCTGAAGCAGCTGATCGAACGCAAGCGCGAGCGCGACTTCCCGTGGTTCCCGGCACGCGTGGTGTGCCATGACATCCTGGGCCAGACCGCGCTGGTCGACCTGGCCGGCTTGCGCGATGCGATCGCCGACCGCGGCGGCGACCCGGCCAAGGTGAACCCGGTGGTGCCGGTGCAGCTGATCGTCGACCACTCGCTGGCGGTGGAGTGCGGCGGCTTCGATCCGGATGCGTTCAAGAAGAACCGCGCCATTGAGGATCGCCGCAACGAGGACCGCTTCCACTTCATCGAGTGGACCAAGCGGGCTTTCGAGAACGTCGACGTGATTCCGCCGGGCAACGGCATCATGCACCAGATCAACCTGGAGAAGATGTCGCCGGTGATCCAGGTTAAGGACGGCGTGGCCTATCCCGACACCTGCGTCGGTACCGACAGCCATACCCCGCACGTCGATGCGTTGGGCGTGATCGCCGTTGGCGTGGGTGGCCTGGAGGCCGAGAACGTGATGCTCGGCCGCGCCTCGTGGATGCGCCTGCCGGACATCGTCGGCGTCGAACTCACCGGCAAGCGCCAGAGCGGCATCACCGCCACCGACATCGTGCTGGCGCTCACCGAGTTCCTGCGCAAGGAGAAGGTGGTCGGCGCCTACCTGGAATTCCGCGGCGAGGGCGCGGCCAGCCTCACCCTGGGCGATCGCGCCACCATCTCCAACATGGCGCCCGAATATGGCGCCACCGCGGCGATGTTCTTCATCGACAAGCAGACCCTCGACTACCTGCGCCTCACCGGCCGCAGCGACGAGCAGGTCAAACTGGTGGAGATCTACGCCAAGGCTGCCGGCCTGTGGGCCGACACGCTGTCCCATGCGCAGTACGAGCGCACGCTGACGTTCGACCTGTCCTCGGTGGTGCGCAACATGGCCGGCCCGTCCAACCCGCACAAGCGGTTGCCGACGTCCGATCTGGCCGCACGCGGCATCGCCGGCGCATGGACCGAGCAGCCGGGCCAGATGCCCGACGGCGCGGTGATCATCGCCGCCATCACCAGCTGCACCAACACCAGCAACCCGCGCAACGTGATCGCCGCGGCGCTGCTGGCGCGCAACGCCAACGCGCGCGGCCTCACCCGCAAGCCGTGGGTGAAGAGCTCGCTGGCGCCCGGCTCCAAGGCCGTACAGTTGTATCTGGAGGAAGCGAAGCTGCTGCCGGAGCTGGAGAAGCTGGGCTTCGGCATCGTCGCCTTCGCCTGCACCACCTGCAACGGCATGTCCGGTGCGCTCGACCCGAAGATCCAGCAGGAAATCGTCGACCGCGACCTGTATGCCACTGCCGTGCTGTCCGGCAACCGAAATTTCGACGGTCGCATCCACCCATATGCGAAGCAGGCGTTCCTGGCCTCGCCGCCGTTGGTGGTCGCCTACGCCATCGCCGGCACCATCCGTTTCGACATCGAGAAGGATGCGCTGGGCGTGGACGCCGACGGCCAGCCGGTGACGCTCAAGGACATCTGGCCGAGCGACGAGGAGATCGACGCGATCGTGGCTTCCAGCGTGAAGCCCGAGCAGTTCCGTGCCGTCTACGAGCCGATGTTCGCGCGCACCGGCCCCGTCGGCACCCGCGCCGCGCCGCTGTACGACTGGCGCGCGCAAAGCACCTACATCCGCCGTCCGCCGTACTGGGAAGGCGCTCTTGCCGGGGAACGCACGCTTACCGGCATGCGCGCGCTGGCCGTGCTCGGCGACAACATCACCACCGACCACCTGTCGCCGTCCAACGCGATCCTGCCGACCAGCGCGGCGGGCGAGTACCTCGCCAAGATGGGCCTGCCGGAGGAGGACTTCAATTCCTACGCGACCCATCGCGGCGACCACCTCACCGCGCAGCGCGCCACCTTCGCCAACCCGACCCTGGTCAACGAGATGGCCGTGGTTGATGGCGAAGTGAAGCGAGGCTCGCTGGCTCGCGTGGAGCCGGAAGGCAAGGTGATGCGCATGTGGGAGGCAATCGAGACCTACATGGAGCGCAAGCAGCCGCTGATCGTGATTGCCGGCGCCGACTATGGCCAAGGCTCGTCGCGCGACTGGGCGGCGAAGGGCGTGCGCCTTGCCGGCGTGGAGGCCATCGCCGCCGAAGGCTTCGAGCGCATCCACCGCACCAACCTGATCGGCATGGGCGTGTTGCCGCTGCAGTTCAAGCCCGGCACCGACCGCAAGACGCTGGGCATCGACGGCAGCGAGACCTTCGACGTGGTCGGTGCGCGCAGGCCGCGCGCCGACCTGACGCTGGTCATCCAACGCAGGAACGGCGAGCGCGTCGAGGTGCCGGTGACCTGTCGGCTCGACACCGCCGAGGAAGTGTCGATCTACGAAGCGGGCGGCGTGCTGCAGCGCTTCGCGCAGGACTTCCTCGAGGCTTCGCAGGTCGCCTGA
- a CDS encoding OmpA family protein: MKHKGLYFMVALALAGVGAVHAQDGTASTGSSDSTAAPAWPNGFDDRWYIAPTIGGYYNDTDRNTNSRQFYYGLGVGKFFAPNLSLDLFADRTKRKTDAGGKWTNNTVGVAARYYFGSEGWRPYLLGGVMGSDHKNAMDSGWNPAAEVGLGVSKAIAESSDIRVEGGYRYDWDDKSQPNHSGYGDWFLGFSIVSRFGAVPAAPAPVAAPAPAPAPAPVEEAPAPKKVVIDLRGVNFKFDFPKKGQVHASEIGKALAVPTSDSIAILDQAVDTLKRYPDVHVMVAGYTDSKGTEAYNQALSERRAQIVYDYLTSHGIDASRLEGPVGHGDNDPIGDNSTDAGRAQNRRVELQVQQ; this comes from the coding sequence ATGAAGCACAAGGGCCTTTATTTCATGGTTGCCCTGGCGTTGGCCGGCGTTGGAGCGGTCCACGCGCAGGACGGCACGGCGAGCACGGGCAGCAGCGACAGCACAGCGGCGCCGGCATGGCCGAACGGCTTCGATGACCGTTGGTACATCGCACCGACGATCGGTGGCTACTACAACGACACCGACCGCAACACGAACAGCCGCCAGTTCTACTACGGCCTGGGCGTCGGCAAGTTCTTCGCGCCGAACCTGTCGCTGGACCTGTTCGCCGACCGCACCAAGCGGAAGACCGACGCGGGCGGCAAGTGGACGAACAACACGGTGGGCGTGGCTGCGCGTTACTACTTCGGCAGCGAAGGCTGGCGTCCGTACCTGTTGGGCGGCGTGATGGGCAGCGACCACAAGAACGCGATGGACAGCGGCTGGAATCCGGCGGCTGAGGTGGGTCTGGGCGTGTCCAAGGCGATCGCCGAGAGCTCCGACATCCGCGTGGAAGGCGGTTACCGTTACGACTGGGACGACAAGAGCCAGCCGAACCATAGCGGCTACGGCGATTGGTTCCTGGGCTTCAGCATCGTGTCGCGCTTTGGTGCGGTCCCGGCGGCTCCGGCCCCGGTGGCGGCTCCGGCCCCGGCTCCGGCTCCGGCCCCGGTGGAAGAAGCCCCGGCTCCGAAGAAGGTGGTGATCGACCTGCGCGGCGTGAACTTCAAGTTCGACTTCCCGAAGAAGGGCCAGGTGCACGCGTCGGAAATCGGCAAGGCGCTGGCGGTGCCGACGTCGGATTCGATCGCGATCCTGGACCAGGCGGTGGACACGCTGAAGCGTTACCCGGACGTGCACGTGATGGTGGCGGGTTACACCGACAGCAAGGGCACGGAGGCGTACAACCAGGCGTTGTCGGAGCGTCGTGCGCAGATCGTGTACGACTACCTGACCAGCCACGGCATCGACGCGAGCCGTCTGGAAGGTCCGGTGGGCCACGGCGACAACGACCCGATCGGCGACAACAGCACCGACGCGGGCCGCGCGCAGAACCGTCGCGTGGAACTGCAGGTCCAGCAGTAA
- a CDS encoding OmpA family protein, translating to MKHKGLYFMVALALAGVGAVHAQDGTASTGSSDSTAAPAWPNGFDDRWYIAPTIGGYYNDTDRNTNSRQFYYGLGVGKFFAPNLSLDLFADRTKRKTDAGGKWTNNTVGVAARYYFGSEGWRPYLLGGVMGSDHKNAMDSGWNPAAEVGLGVSKAIAESSDIRVEGGYRYDWDDKSQPNHSGYGDWFLGFSIVSRFGAVPAAPAPVAAPAPAPAPAPVEEAPAPKKVVIDLRGVNFKFDFPKKGQVHASEIGKALAVPTSDSIAILDQAVDTLKRYPDVHVMVAGYTDSKGTEAYNQALSERRAQIVYDYLTSHGIDASRLEGPVGHGDNDPIGDNSTDAGRAQNRRVELQVQQ from the coding sequence ATGAAGCACAAGGGCCTTTATTTCATGGTTGCCCTGGCGTTGGCCGGTGTTGGAGCGGTCCACGCGCAGGACGGCACGGCGAGCACGGGCAGCAGCGACAGCACCGCGGCGCCGGCATGGCCGAACGGCTTCGATGACCGTTGGTACATCGCACCGACGATCGGTGGCTACTACAACGACACCGACCGCAACACGAACAGCCGCCAGTTCTACTACGGCCTGGGCGTCGGCAAGTTCTTCGCGCCGAACCTGTCGCTGGACCTGTTCGCCGACCGCACCAAGCGGAAGACCGACGCGGGCGGCAAGTGGACGAACAACACGGTGGGCGTGGCTGCGCGTTACTACTTCGGCAGCGAAGGCTGGCGTCCGTACCTGTTGGGCGGCGTGATGGGCAGCGACCACAAGAACGCGATGGACAGCGGCTGGAATCCGGCGGCTGAGGTGGGTCTGGGCGTGTCCAAGGCGATCGCCGAGAGCTCCGACATCCGCGTGGAAGGCGGTTACCGTTACGACTGGGACGACAAGAGCCAGCCGAACCATAGCGGCTACGGCGATTGGTTCCTGGGCTTCAGCATCGTGTCGCGCTTTGGTGCGGTCCCGGCGGCTCCGGCCCCGGTGGCGGCTCCGGCCCCGGCTCCGGCTCCGGCCCCGGTGGAAGAAGCCCCGGCTCCGAAGAAGGTGGTGATCGACCTGCGCGGCGTGAACTTCAAGTTCGACTTCCCGAAGAAGGGCCAGGTGCACGCGTCGGAAATCGGCAAGGCGCTGGCGGTGCCGACGTCGGATTCGATCGCGATCCTGGACCAGGCGGTGGACACGCTGAAGCGTTACCCGGACGTGCACGTGATGGTGGCGGGTTACACCGACAGCAAGGGCACGGAGGCGTACAACCAGGCGTTGTCGGAGCGTCGTGCGCAGATCGTGTACGACTACCTGACCAGCCACGGCATCGACGCGAGCCGTCTGGAAGGTCCGGTGGGCCACGGCGACAACGACCCGATCGGCGACAACAGCACCGACGCGGGCCGCGCGCAGAACCGTCGCGTGGAACTGCAGGTCCAGCAGTAA
- the kbl gene encoding glycine C-acetyltransferase → MSYPGQARYASELNSICEQGLFKAERVIVSPQSAEIELQGGRKVLNFCANNYLGLADHPEVIQAAKDALDTHGFGMASVRFICGTQDLHKQLEKQIAGFFGTEDTILYAACFDANGGLFEPLLGEEDAVISDALNHASIIDGIRLCKAKRYRYANSDMADLEKQLQAADAAGARTKLISTDGAFSMDGFIAKLDQITALAAKYGALVHIDECHCTGFLGETGRGSAEVNGVMDKIDIFTGTLGKALGGALGGFTTGRAEIVEMLRQRSRPYLFSNSLPPHVVAAAIKVFDMLESAGELRTRVQENTAYFREQMTAAGFDIKPGVHPIVPVMIYDAPKAQAMAAALLDEGIYVTGFFYPVVPQGQARIRTQMSAAHTREHLDRAIAAFTKVGKQLGVI, encoded by the coding sequence ATGAGCTACCCCGGCCAGGCGCGCTACGCCAGCGAACTGAACTCCATCTGCGAACAGGGCCTGTTCAAGGCCGAGCGCGTGATCGTCTCGCCGCAATCGGCCGAAATCGAGCTGCAAGGCGGCCGCAAGGTGCTGAACTTCTGCGCCAACAACTACCTCGGCCTGGCCGACCATCCCGAGGTGATCCAGGCGGCGAAGGACGCGCTGGATACGCACGGTTTCGGCATGGCCTCGGTGCGCTTCATCTGCGGCACGCAGGACCTGCACAAGCAGCTCGAAAAGCAGATCGCCGGTTTCTTCGGCACCGAGGACACCATCCTCTACGCTGCCTGTTTCGACGCCAACGGCGGCCTGTTCGAGCCGCTGCTGGGCGAAGAAGACGCGGTGATCTCCGACGCGCTCAACCACGCCTCGATCATTGACGGCATCCGCCTGTGCAAGGCCAAGCGCTACCGCTACGCCAACAGCGACATGGCCGACCTGGAAAAGCAGCTGCAGGCCGCCGACGCGGCCGGCGCGCGCACCAAGCTCATCAGCACCGACGGTGCGTTTTCGATGGACGGCTTCATTGCCAAGCTGGACCAGATCACCGCACTGGCCGCGAAGTACGGTGCGCTGGTGCACATCGACGAATGCCACTGCACCGGCTTCCTCGGCGAGACCGGCCGCGGCTCGGCCGAAGTCAACGGCGTGATGGACAAGATCGACATCTTCACCGGCACGCTGGGCAAGGCGCTCGGCGGCGCGCTGGGCGGCTTCACCACCGGCCGCGCGGAAATCGTCGAGATGCTGCGCCAGCGTTCGCGCCCCTACCTGTTCTCCAACTCGCTGCCGCCGCACGTGGTGGCCGCGGCGATCAAGGTGTTCGACATGCTGGAGAGCGCCGGCGAGCTGCGCACCCGCGTGCAGGAGAACACGGCCTATTTCCGTGAACAGATGACCGCCGCCGGCTTCGACATCAAGCCTGGCGTGCACCCCATCGTGCCGGTGATGATCTACGACGCGCCCAAGGCGCAGGCGATGGCCGCCGCGCTGCTCGACGAAGGCATCTACGTCACCGGCTTTTTCTACCCGGTGGTGCCGCAGGGCCAGGCGCGCATCCGCACGCAGATGAGCGCGGCGCATACCCGGGAACACCTGGACAGGGCCATCGCGGCGTTCACCAAGGTGGGCAAGCAACTGGGCGTGATCTGA
- the prpF gene encoding 2-methylaconitate cis-trans isomerase PrpF — protein sequence MAHLPQTRIPATYMRGGTSKGVFFRLEDLPEAAQVPGAARDALLQRVIGSPDPYGKQIDGMGGATSSTSKTVIVSRSTRSEHDVDYLFGQVAIDKAFVDWSGNCGNLSAAVGPFAIAAGLVDPARVPRDGIATVRIWQANIGKTIVAHVPMTGGAVQETGDFELDGVTFPAAEVQLEFLDPAAEEEGAGGAMFPTGHLVDDLEVPGVGMLKATLINAGIPTIFVEAAAIGYTGTELQDAINSDDKALAMFETIRAHGALRMGLIPSLEQIATRQHTPKVAFVAPPADYVASSGKPVKAGDIDLLVRAMSMGKLHHAMMGTAAVAIGTAAAIPGTLVNLAAGGGERQAVRFGHPSGTLRVGAEAVRVDGTWAVTKAIMSRSARVLMEGWVRVPVD from the coding sequence ATGGCTCATCTCCCCCAGACCCGCATACCCGCCACTTATATGCGCGGCGGCACCAGCAAGGGCGTGTTTTTCCGCCTTGAGGATCTGCCCGAAGCCGCGCAGGTGCCGGGCGCCGCGCGCGATGCGTTGCTGCAGCGGGTGATCGGCAGTCCCGACCCCTACGGCAAGCAGATCGACGGCATGGGCGGGGCGACCTCCAGCACCAGCAAGACGGTGATCGTGTCCCGAAGCACGCGGTCAGAGCATGACGTGGACTACCTGTTTGGCCAGGTGGCGATCGACAAGGCCTTCGTCGACTGGAGCGGCAACTGCGGCAACCTGTCGGCGGCGGTCGGCCCGTTCGCCATCGCGGCCGGCCTGGTCGATCCCGCCCGCGTGCCGCGCGACGGCATCGCCACCGTGCGCATCTGGCAGGCCAACATCGGCAAGACCATCGTCGCCCACGTGCCGATGACCGGCGGCGCGGTACAGGAGACCGGCGATTTCGAACTCGACGGCGTGACTTTCCCGGCCGCCGAGGTGCAACTGGAGTTCCTGGACCCGGCTGCCGAGGAGGAGGGCGCAGGCGGGGCCATGTTCCCCACCGGCCACCTGGTCGACGACCTGGAGGTGCCGGGTGTCGGCATGCTGAAGGCCACCCTGATCAATGCCGGCATTCCGACGATCTTCGTCGAGGCTGCGGCGATCGGCTATACCGGCACCGAGCTGCAGGACGCCATCAACAGCGACGACAAGGCGCTGGCGATGTTCGAGACCATCCGCGCGCACGGTGCGTTGCGCATGGGGCTGATCCCGTCGCTCGAGCAGATCGCCACGCGCCAGCACACGCCCAAGGTGGCCTTCGTCGCGCCGCCCGCCGATTACGTCGCCTCCAGCGGCAAGCCGGTGAAAGCCGGCGACATCGACCTGCTGGTGCGTGCGATGTCGATGGGCAAGCTGCACCACGCCATGATGGGTACAGCGGCGGTGGCGATCGGCACCGCCGCGGCCATTCCCGGCACCTTGGTGAACCTGGCCGCCGGTGGAGGCGAGCGCCAGGCGGTGCGTTTCGGCCATCCTTCCGGCACCTTGCGGGTAGGGGCCGAGGCGGTGCGGGTCGACGGTACGTGGGCCGTGACCAAGGCGATCATGAGCCGCAGCGCACGCGTGCTGATGGAAGGCTGGGTACGAGTGCCCGTGGATTAA
- a CDS encoding TerC family protein: protein MLSSDLLVSLLTIVLLDLVLAGDNAIVIALAARNLPKPLQAKAVFWGSFGAVLVRVVLTAVVVWLLELPGLMLAGGVLLLPIAWKLLRQDDDTHDVAAATGFWNALRTIVVADALMGLDNVLAIAGASKGHLGLVVLGLLVSVPLVVWGSTLILKLIGRFPVIVYLGAGAIAFTAARMVTHDHLAVGWFAAHRWAAHALGATLVLAVCGGGWLANRRRGS from the coding sequence ATGCTTTCCAGCGATCTTCTCGTCAGCCTGCTCACCATCGTGCTGCTGGATCTGGTGCTGGCCGGCGACAACGCCATCGTCATCGCGCTGGCTGCGCGCAACCTGCCGAAGCCGCTGCAGGCGAAAGCGGTGTTCTGGGGCAGCTTCGGTGCGGTGCTGGTACGCGTGGTGCTGACCGCCGTCGTGGTCTGGCTGCTCGAGCTGCCGGGCCTGATGCTGGCCGGCGGCGTGCTGCTGCTGCCGATCGCCTGGAAGCTGCTCCGGCAGGACGACGACACCCATGATGTCGCGGCGGCCACAGGCTTCTGGAACGCGCTGCGTACCATCGTGGTGGCCGATGCGCTGATGGGCCTGGACAACGTGCTCGCCATCGCCGGCGCATCGAAGGGGCATCTCGGCCTGGTGGTGCTCGGCCTGCTGGTCAGCGTGCCGCTGGTGGTCTGGGGCTCGACCCTGATCCTGAAGCTGATCGGGCGCTTTCCCGTCATCGTCTATCTCGGCGCCGGCGCCATCGCCTTCACTGCCGCGCGCATGGTTACACACGACCACCTCGCCGTCGGCTGGTTCGCCGCGCATCGCTGGGCGGCGCATGCGCTGGGCGCAACGCTGGTGCTCGCCGTCTGCGGCGGCGGCTGGCTGGCCAACCGCCGCCGTGGATCGTGA